From the Saimiri boliviensis isolate mSaiBol1 chromosome X, mSaiBol1.pri, whole genome shotgun sequence genome, one window contains:
- the TMEM187 gene encoding transmembrane protein 187: protein MKPEWGQALVHVAVASSLCAVAVSTGIFDSVSVQVGYEHYAEAPVASLPAFLAMPFNSLVNVAYVLLGLFWLRRGGMVGPGPRYLKDVFAAMALLYGPVQWLRLWTQWPRAAVLDQWLTLPIFAWPVAWCLYLERGWRPRLFLSLECASLASYSLTLLHPQGFEITLGTHIVAAVGQALCTQRRYGSTTSATYLALGVLSCLGFVVLKLYDHQLARWRLFQCLTGHFWSKICDVLQFHFAFVFLTHFNTHPRLHPSSRKTH, encoded by the coding sequence ATGAAGCCGGAGTGGGGGCAGGCCCTCGTGCACGTGGCCGTGGCCAGCAGCCTCTGTGCTGTGGCAGTGTCCACAGGCATTTTTGACAGCGTCTCTGTGCAAGTGGGCTACGAGCACTACGCCGAGGCACCAGTGGccagcctccctgccttcctggccATGCCCTTCAACTCGCTAGTGAACGTGGCCTACGTGCTGCTGGGGCTGTTCTGGCTGCGTAGGGGTGGCATGGTGGGACCAGGTCCCCGCTATCTGAAGGATGTGTTCGCGGCCATGGCCCTGCTTTATGGCCCTGTTCAGTGGCTGCGCCTGTGGACACAGTGGCCCCGTGCCGCCGTGCTGGACCAGTGGCTCACCCTGCCCATCTTCGCATGGCCTGTGGCCTGGTGCCTCTACCTAGAACGAGGTTGGCGGCCCCGGCTGTTTCTCTCCCTTGAGTGTGCCTCCCTGGCGAGTTACAGCCTCACTCTACTGCATCCCCAGGGCTTCGAGATCACGCTGGGCACTCACATAGTGGCTGCTGTGGGGCAGGCTCTTTGCACCCAGAGGCGCTATGGCAGCACCACCTCGGCCACCTACTTAGCTTTGGGAGTGCTCTCCTGCCTGGGCTTTGTGGTCCTCAAACTGTATGACCATCAGCTCGCACGGTGGCGTCTCTTCCAGTGCCTCACAGGCCACTTCTGGTCCAAGATCTGTGATGTGCTCCAGTTCCACTTCGCGTTTGTGTTTCTGACGCATTTCAACACTCACCCAAGACTCCATCCCTCCAGCAGGAAGACGCACTGA